Proteins from one Palaemon carinicauda isolate YSFRI2023 chromosome 26, ASM3689809v2, whole genome shotgun sequence genomic window:
- the LOC137619738 gene encoding uncharacterized protein has product MSQNVNRSDSEVVYLVPCKEKHTASQIICAGKSQLDLIKIHLSYVGSPNLPVVTSGNGSATKKLGSQGHCSLVKNRWNSQPRKKNQRCLPNDKSQTSLPAPAPPVSTDSPFKTRAYDAGPRANVADVCDPLSLIQSSGEVKNNGGQNDALNVDEFCNLLLDISEQGIISEDRDNFQLSNKEMSCKVPFSTAHNPRDSLETVFANGGSEVSFPACDNPSSDFYSDKDIVPSLRQADSCGGTSYAQPHMERQLLSNELVWTRQAPRPTVMPVTSSSNMMWTCDQENIVEDLLGSFEDTQSISNSGQAASCSYPQVKGSLYDQEKFHDSGMTFNTSNSQNIVSESNVPVAEILDTCKDEKFQNSLDYTMPDIKFSEASKESIKSNEVSNINDIISDVADILDEIHTTNDTKLTVPKENFFLDPVPSNSSVPGRMSSCSSSVDEKSQLDDFMTSLDGTADFTLDTFFQTPGSIQKANENADSKSTGGYLSNESGNNTYYEDSSEKSESALIFSELITSPEEYQNNSVKSSNVSESKICDTANTREIAQATITSTSLQAKNIQPNCSSADSSGIPKRVAFKVRPAGKPSRSFDKGRSSEKISRSIPKLFQPTSGKDRPTKVDFRSRKLVEACTEQLIGNGPKKNPFSPEYTPFKYFSTPHEEPRVERASSTRDSIKHKQNNVILPIGKTGMSIAIPNTVKTDMVSFIPAGEKVCESSTKILPGNTSGDQLNARRDSLSSRPKKSVFQYIKPSLQNADYIATSSANPKSIGTLNQVIQQTILETTDVLVSVPSSTVTFSSGGQLVTPYSQNSNCKPIYVVLPSTSNSINNGVNHYSLPIASITSQAGKPKTNSISTLQIVQVDGRDTILKQSLVKPVWSITAAGSCVSTSVSKKASDKISEPIRITVRTRPRTIAPNQGGSDDRLKMKCAHSSIPRAVKNRNLVKELKIHFPTVSEAILQQLTIPPQAVNRGFLTRHDLQNLHNQALKLHLSIVYRNHVTKCTNYDCETCRNFVGQQDSLKWSLKEQQNKSKNGGKNNKGKKGPVKPKKAVKKCIRTKNTNGEEDDPTYEPPVSYFKAWKRKIDTNWCRQPMKILKVSGHIGSDHVNDTEKHNICFRNIQPTGNATEKCMNSLKRSLSEPAITSVRQNPDDTSKHTQDDMNIKYSESHPKLQYTVTLPTVDANGNRVFMENFSEKVNDNIHQVPAVSSESSVMYQPPLVEERKDLGMDCKVEQWPSVYNDQNYAFPCGINQNYNTANLQPTIMNYPYAAESAESQCYGLDTNMALMPPQPMPLNSECQYSPALYLEKGCNCSESCRTMKCPCARAGVLCRVNQACSCKNCDNPLNILHQYELDVLLARVDECLMQNLYSYEISGLCKLLVSEVVLPCCSTTSKLQHIIPGTMICNCCGNAVTYSWCTHSVHLQTICPRNHCMVCCACKPTLHTHCQNCQQCTASASQGSCMECGMIKLFAV; this is encoded by the exons ATGAGTCAGAATGTAAATCGGTCTGACAGCGAGGTTGTATACTTAGTTCCCTGCAAAGAAAAGCATACTGCTTCTCAAATTATCTGTGCTGGCAAATCTCAGTTAGACTTGATAAAGATTCATCTTTCGTATGTGGGTTCGCCTAACCTGCCCGTCGTCACTTCAGGAAATGGCAGCGCAACTAAGAAACTTGGCAGCCAAGGTCATTGTAGCCTAGTTAAGAATAGGTGGAACAGTCAGCCGAGAAAGAAAAATCAAAGATGCCTGCCCAATGATAAGTCACAAACATCGCTTCCTGCACCTGCGCCGCCAGTTAGCACTGATTCCCCTTTTAAAACTCGTGCTTATGATGCTGGGCCTCGGGCAAATGTTGCCGATGTCTGCGATCCTCTGTCTCTAATTCAAAGTTCTGGTGAAGTAAAGAATAATGGCGGCCAAAATGATGCATTGAACGTAGATGAGTTTTGCAATTTACTCCTTGACATTTCAGAACAGGGTATTATTTCAGAAGATAGAGACAATTTCCAGTTAAGCAATAAGGAGATGTCATGTAAAGTGCCGTTTTCAACAGCACACAATCCTAGAGACAGTTTAGAGACTGTGTTTGCTAACGGTGGAAGTGAAGTTTCCTTCCCTGCGTGCGATAATCCTTCAAGCGACTTTTATTCAGATAAAGACATAGTCCCATCGTTACGGCAAGCTGATTCGTGTGGTGGCACCAGCTATGCTCAGCCTCACATGGAGCGTCAGTTGCTGTCCAACGAACTAGTTTGGACTCGGCAAGCGCCAAGACCTACAGTTATGCCTGTGACCTCTTCCTCAAACATGATGTGGACTTGTGATCAAGAAAATATAGTTGAGGATTTGTTGGGTTCATTTGAGGACACCCAGTCAATTTCAAATAGTGGACAGGCAGCCTCGTGTAGTTATCCTCAGGTGAAAGGTAGTTTATATGACCAAGAGAAATTTCATGATTCTGGCATGACATTTAACACATCGAATTCTCAAAATATAGTTTCGGAGTCAAACGTACCAGTAGCCGAAATATTAGATACCTGTAAGGATGAGAAATTTCAAAACTCTCTTGACTATACTATGCCTGATATAAAGTTTTCAGAAGCCTCCAAAGAGTCGATAAAATCAAACGAAGTCTCAAATATCAATGACATAATATCAGATGTAGCTGATATTCTTGATGAGATTCATACCACAAATGATACCAAGTTAACTGTTCCCAAAGAGAATTTCTTCCTTGATCCTGTACCGTCCAATTCGTCAGTTCCCGGTCGAATGTCCTCTTGTTCATCAAGTGTTGATGAAAAGTCACAATTAGATGATTTTATGACAAGTTTGGATGGGACAGCTGACTTCACATTGGATACATTTTTCCAGACCCCTGGAAGCATCCAAAAGGCAAATGAAAATGCTGATAGTAAGAGTACTGGAGGGTATCTGTCTAATGAAAGTGGAAATAACACATACTATGAAGATTCCTCTGAGAAATCGGAGTCGGCTCTGATATTCAGTGAACTGATTACCTCTCCTGAAGAATATCAAAATAATTCTGTCAAGTCTTCAAATGTATCTGAAAGTAAGATCTGTGACACGGCTAATACTCGTGAAATTGCACAAGCTACAATAACAAGCACGAGTCTGCAAGCAAAGAATATTCAGCCAAACTGTAGTTCTGCGGATTCTTCAGGAATACCGAAGAGAGTGGCATTCAAAGTACGCCCTGCCGGCAAGCCAAGCAGGAGCTTTGATAAGGGACGTAGTTCGGAAAAGATCTCTCGTAGTATACCTAAACTTTTTCAGCCGACTTCAGGTAAAGATAGACCTACGAAAGTTGATTTTAGATCTCGTAAGCTGGTTGAAGCTTGTACAGAACAGCTGATTGGAAATGGCCCTAAAAAGAATCCTTTTAGCCCTGAATATACTCCCTTCAAATACTTTTCTACCCCTCATGAAGAGCCTAGAGTAGAGAGAGCATCTTCCACAAGGGACAGTATTAAGCATAAGCAAAATAATGTAATACTGCCCATAGGAAAGACTGGTATGAGCATTGCTATTCCTAATACAGTTAAGACAGACATGGTGTCGTTTATACCAGCTGGAGAAAAGGTATGCGAATCCTCAACCAAGATATTACCTGGAAATACCTCAGGTGATCAACTGAATGCCAGAAGGGACTCTCTTTCCAGTCGTCCCAAGAAGTCTGTCTTCCAGTATATAAAACCCAGCCTTCAAAATGCCGATTATATTGCGACCTCATCGGCAAACCCCAAAAGTATTGGAACGTTGAATCAAGTAATACAACAAACCATTTTGGAAACTACCGATGTGTTGGTGTCAGTACCCTCTTCGACTGTTACGTTTTCAAGCGGCGGACAGCTGGTTACTCCTTATTCTCAGAATTCAAACTGCAAACCTATTTATGTAGTGTTACCGTCAACATCAAATTCTATCAATAATGGAGTTAATCACTATAGCTTACCCATAGCCAGCATTACGTCACAGGCTGGCAAGCCAAAAACAAACTCGATCAGTACTCTTCAAATTGTACAAGTCGACGGGAGAGACACTATTTTAAAACAAAGCTTGGTAAAACCAGTTTGGTCTATTACAGCAGCAGGCTCCTGTGTAAGTACCAGCGTAAGTAAGAAAGCTAGTGATAAGATCTCCGAGCCCATTAGAATAACGGTGAGAACCAGACCAAGGACAATAGCCCCTAATCAGGGAGGGTCAGACGATAGACTGAAAATGAAGTGCGCTCATAGTTCCATACCAAGAGCTGTGAAGAATAGAAATCTTGTGAAAGAGTTGAAGATTCATTTTCCGACTGTATCGGAAGCAATCCTGCAACAGCTGACCATTCCTCCTCAAGCTGTAAACAGAGGATTTTTAACCAGGCATGACTTGCAGAACCTTCATAATCAAGCCCTGAAGTTACACTTGAGTATAGTGTACAGAAATCACGTGACAAAGTGCACGAATTACGATTGCGAAACGTGCCGTAATTTTGTGGGTCAGCAAGACTCTCTGAAGTGGTCATTGAAGGAGCAacagaataaatctaaaaatggcgGTAAAAATAATAAAGGCAAAAAAGGCCCAGTAAAGCCTAAGAAAGCGGTGAAAAAGTGCATCCGTACCAAGAATACCAACGGCGAGGAGGACGACCCGACGTATGAGCCACCCGTTAGCTATTTCAAGGCGTGGAAAAGGAAAATCGACACTAATTGGTGTAGACAACCAATGAAAATACTGAAAGTAAGTGGTCACATTGGTTCCGATCATGTGAATGATACAGAGAAGCATAATATTTGTTTCAGAAATATACAGCCGACGGGTAATGCAACCGAGAAATGTATGAATTCTCTCAAGCGTTCGTTGTCGGAACCGGCTATAACAAGCGTCAGACAAAATCCAGATGATACTAGTAAGCACACTCAAGATGATATGAATATTAAGTACAGTGAAAGTCATCCCAAACTTCAGTACACGGTAACATTACCTACGGTTGACGCCAATGGGAATAGGGTATTCATGGAAAATTTCAGTGAGAAGGTCAATGATAATATCCACCAAGTTCCAGCAGTGTCCAGTGAAAGTAGCGTGATGTACCAGCCACCCCTTGTTGAAGAAAGAAAAG ACCTCGGTATGGATTGCAAAGTTGAACAGTGGCCCAGCGTTTATAACGACCAGAACTACGCCTTTCCGTGTGGAATTAATCAGAATTACAACACTGCAAATTTACAGCCAACCATCATGAATTATCCATATGCTGCGGAATCAGCGGAGTCGCAG TGCTACGGCTTGGATACCAACATGGCTTTG ATGCCTCCACAGCCAATGCCCCTGAATAGTGAATGCCAGTATTCTCCGGCTCTGTATTTAGAAAAGGGTTGTAATTGCAGTGAAAGTTGTAG GACAATGAAATGCCCCTGTGCGCGAGCAGGTGTGCTCTGCCGCGTTAACCAAGCCTGTTCTTGCAAGAATTGTGACAATCCTCTTAATATACTGCATCAGTACGAGCTGGACGTGCTTCTTGCTCGCGTAGACGAGTGTCTCATGCAGAATCTCTATAGCTATGAG